The segment TTACGAGCATCTTCGATTACCCTGGGCAGGTCTTCGGCAACAACAACGGTACCGGCTTTAGGATTGGGCATTAACCCTTTTCTTCCTAAAATTTTACCGAGTTTACCGACTTTACCCATCATTTCCGGCGTTGCGATAGCCGCATCAAAATCAAGCCATCCGCCTTCGATTTGTTTAATAACATCATCGTTACCGACATAATCGGCTCCGGCATTGGTTGCTATTTTTTCCGCTTCACCCTGAGCAAAAACCAGAATACGTATTTTTTTACCGAGACCGTGCGGCAACAGGGCAACCCCTCTCACTTGCTGTGTTGCGTTTCTGGGATCAAGACCCATCTTTAAATGCAACTCAAGCGTTTCGTCAAACTTAGCGGTAACAGTTTTTTTCGCCAGCTCGACTGCCTCTTCCGGTAAATACTCTTTGTCTTTTTCAACCAGAGCTGCTACTTCGTTATATTTTTTCCCTCGTTCTGCCATCTTATT is part of the Dehalococcoidales bacterium genome and harbors:
- the rplA gene encoding 50S ribosomal protein L1, coding for MAERGKKYNEVAALVEKDKEYLPEEAVELAKKTVTAKFDETLELHLKMGLDPRNATQQVRGVALLPHGLGKKIRILVFAQGEAEKIATNAGADYVGNDDVIKQIEGGWLDFDAAIATPEMMGKVGKLGKILGRKGLMPNPKAGTVVVAEDLPRVIEDARKGRVEFKLDRNAIIHLPLGKMSFDAEKLNENMMAVIDAIVRAKPVGAKGQYIKSAYIASTMGPSIKLDLKAAMTAAA